Proteins from one Sarcophilus harrisii chromosome 2, mSarHar1.11, whole genome shotgun sequence genomic window:
- the LOC100917035 gene encoding olfactory receptor 1L6-like, whose protein sequence is MYLVILLGNLLIIVVIHSDSRLHTPMYFFLSILSFIDICFTSVIVPKMLMNFLSETKTISYIGCLVQMYFFMAFGNTDSYLLASMAIDRLVAICNPLQYALIMSHRRCVILAVASCVISHLHALLRVLLMSRLSFCASHVIKHFFCDTQPVLKLSCSDTSSSQVVVMTETLAVIVTPFLCIIFSYLRIIVAILKIPSASGKWKTFSTCGSHLTIVVLFYGSIIYVYFRPLSSYSVVKDRVATVMYTVVTPMVNPFIYSLRNKDMKQGLGKVKDRIKF, encoded by the coding sequence ATGTACCTAGTCATTCTTCTTGGGAACTTGCTGATCATAGTGGTCATCCATTCAGACTCAAGGCTTCATACCCCAATGTATTTCTTCTTGAGCATCTTGTCCTTCATTGATATCTGCTTCACCTCTGTCATTGTGCCCAAGATGCTGATGAATTTCCTGTCAGAGACAAAGACCATCTCCTACATAGGCTGTCTAGTGCAGATGTACTTCTTCATGGCCTTTGGAAACACAGACAGCTATCTTCTAGCCTCCATGGCTATTGACCGCTTGGTAGCCATCTGTAATCCCTTACAATATGCCCTGATCATGAGTCACAGGCGTTGTGTCATTTTGGCAGTGGCTTCCTGTGTGATCTCACACCTCCATGCTCTTTTACGTGTGTTGCTCATGTCCCGTCTGTCTTTCTGTGCCTCCCACGTCATCAAACACTTCTTCTGTGATACGCAGCCAGTGCTGAAGCTTTCTTGTTCTGATACTTCTTCTAGTCAGGTTGTGGTCATGACAGAGACTCTGGCTGTTATTGTGACCCCCTTCTTATGCATTATCTTCTCCTACCTGAGGATCATTGTTGCCATCCTCAAAATCCCCTCTGCATCAGGAAAATGGAAGACCTTCTCCACTTGTGGCTCCCACCTCACCATTGTGGTACTGTTTTATGGAAGTATTATCTATGTCTATTTCCGGCCTCTGTCCAGCTACTCTGTAGTCAAGGATAGAGTGGCCACAGTCATGTACACAGTGGTCACCCCCATGGTGAACCCCTTTATTTACAGCCTAAGGAACAAAGACATGAAACAGGGCCTAGGGAAGGTGAAGGATAGAATTAAGTTCTAG
- the LOC100916770 gene encoding olfactory receptor 1L4-like yields MYLVTLLGNFLIIVVIRSDSRLHTPMYFFLSILSFIDICFTSVIVPKMLVNFLSETKTISYIGCLVQMYFFMAFVNTDSYLLASMAIDRLVAICNPLQYALIMSHRRCVILAVASCVISHLHALLRVLLMSRLSFCASHVIKHFFCDTQPVLKLSCSDTSSSQVVVMTETLAVIVTPFLCIIFSYLRIIVAILKIPSASGKWKTFSTCGSHLTIVVLFYGSAIYVYFRPLSSYSVVKDRVATVMYTVVTPMVNPFIYSLRNKDMKQGLGKLRDKIKF; encoded by the coding sequence ATGTACCTGGTCACCCTTCTTGGGAACTTTCTGATCATAGTGGTCATCCGTTCAGACTCAAGGCTTCATACCCCAATGTATTTCTTCTTGAGCATCTTGTCCTTCATTGATATCTGCTTCACCTCTGTCATTGTCCCCAAGATGCTGGTGAATTTCCTGTCAGAGACAAAGACCATCTCCTACATAGGCTGTCTAGTGCAGATGTACTTCTTCATGGCTTTTGTAAACACAGACAGCTATCTTCTAGCCTCCATGGCTATTGACCGCTTGGTAGCCATCTGTAATCCCTTACAATATGCCTTGATCATGAGTCACAGGCGTTGTGTCATTTTGGCAGTGGCTTCCTGTGTGATCTCACACCTCCATGCTCTTTTACGTGTGTTGCTCATGTCCCGTCTGTCTTTCTGTGCCTCCCACGTCATCAAACACTTCTTCTGTGACACGCAGCCAGTGCTGAAGCTATCTTGTTCTGATACTTCTTCTAGTCAGGTTGTGGTCATGACAGAGACACTGGCTGTTATTGTAACCCCCTTCTTATGCATAATCTTCTCCTACCTGAGGATCATTGTTGCCATCCTCAAAATCCCCTCTGCATCAGGAAAATGGAAGACCTTCTCCACTTGTGGCTCCCACCTCACCATTGTGGTACTGTTTTATGGAAGTGCTATCTATGTCTATTTCCGGCCTCTGTCCAGCTACTCTGTGGTCAAGGATAGAGTGGCTACAGTCATGTACACAGTGGTCACTCCCATGGTGAACCCTTTTATTTACAGCCTAAGGAACAAGGACATGAAACAGGGCCTGGGGAAGTTGAGGGATAAAATCAAGTTCTAA